TGTTTTGGTTGACGGCTGGCACCTTGTAGTCAGATCTTTACTTTATACCTTTTAGGAGAGGATACATATGAGTCCCGAAATGGTAATTGGTTGGGCGGAACAGGGCGTATTTACAACGCTGTTAATCGCAGGTCCTCTGTTGATCACGGCTCTTGCGATCGGACTTGCGGTCAGTGTATTTCAGGCCACGACGCAAATTCAGGAACAGACCCTTGCATTCATTCCTAAGATCGCGGGAGTTTTGATTGCATTGGTTATTTTCGGTCCGTGGATGCTGCAGCTCTTAACGACATTTGCCTATGATATATTCAGTGATTTTACCCGATTTATAGGATAGGTGCTTATGGAAATTGAAATTATCGAATGGATTCCTGCTTTTCTGCTTGTCCTGGTGAGGGTCTCTGCGTTTATGGTCACCCTGCCCTTTTTTTCCTATCAGACCATACCGAACCGGTTCAAAATCGGATTTGCCGCATTTCTTTCCTGGATCATGATTTTTAGTGGTGACTGGCCGATTATTGAATTGAATTATGAATTTGTACTGCTTGCCATTAAAGAAGCGCTTGTCGGCTTGACTGTCGGCCTGATTGCCCTCTTGCTGCTGTATGCGATACAGGTGGCAGGCGGACTGATCGATTTGAAACTCGGGTTTCTGATCGCGAACGTCGTCGATCCGCAGACCGGTACTCAGGCACCTTTGATCGGGAGTTATCTGTATACATTTGCGCTCTTGTTTCTTTTAGCCACAAATGCTCATCATTTATTGCTTGATGGTGTTTACTACAGCTATGAGTTTATTCCGCTGGATCAGACTTTTTTGCCATTAGGCTCAGAAGACTATGTTGAATTTATCGGTGTAACTATGAATACGATGTTTATTATTGCATTTCAAATGTCCATGCCGATTATGGGTTCGATTTTTCTGGTTGATGTGGCACTGGGCTTCATAGCCCGAACGGTTCCACAGGTCAACGTGTTTGTTATTGGTTTTCCAGTGAAGATTTTTTTGGGGTTCGTGTTCATGATTGTAACCATGCCTGTATTTTTTGTATTGGTAAATAACCTTATTGAAACCGTCCTGGTCACCATGCGGACGTTAATGCAACTATACGGGGGCGTGTAAAGGATGTTGCTAAAACTTGATTTGCAGTACTTTGCACAGGAAAAAACAGAAAAAGCGACACCGAAGAAGAAGAGAGAATCCCGTAACAAAGGGCAGGTTGCCAAAAGTACGGACGTTAATACAGCCTTTATTCTGATGTTTGTGTTTTTGATGTTTTTTTTCGCAGGTCCATTTATGGTTGATCAGATGCTTACTATCGTCCGTTTCACAATGGAAGAATATTTGCTCATGGATGTTACGCCTGCGAATGTGCAACCGATGTTCATTGACTACATTTTTCAGGCCGCTGTGGCCGTGGCTCCGGTAATGCTTGCTTCCGTGATCGCAGGGGTATTTGCCAACTATGTTCAGGTAGGCGTTTTATTTGCTCCGGAGGCCGTGAAGTTTAAACTCGAAAAAATAAATCCCTTGAAAGGGTTCAAACGAATCTTCTCAATACGAGCCCTTGTGGAATTTTTAAAATCGATGATGAAAATTGTACTCGTAGGTGGCGTAACAGGGATCGTCATTTGGCTTTATATGGATGATCTTCTTAAAATCGGACTATACGCTGTGGAAGATGCAGCTGTCCTCATCGGCACACTTATTATTTTCATGGGACTGGCTGTAGGGTTTCTTTTGATCTTCCTTGCTATCCTTGATTACATGTATCAAAAATATGACTTCGAAAAAAATATCCGCATGTCCAAGCAGGACGTGAAGGATGAATATAAAAAGACCGAGGGTGACCCCCTCATCAAATCAAAAATCAAAGAAAAGCAACGTCAAATGGCAATGAGCAGGATGATGCAGGAAGTTCCGAAAGCAGACGTGGTTATCACGAATCCGACGCACTATGCGATTGCGTTGAAATACGATGCAGACAATATGGAAGCACCGGTAATCGTGGCAAAGGGCGTCGATTACGTTGCATTAAAACTGATTAACATTGCCAAAAATAATGAAGTGTTGACTGCAGAGAACCGTCCCCTCGCAAGAGCGCTTTACGCTCAGGCTGATATCGGTGATCAGGTTCCGGAAGATTTATTTAAAGCCGTCGCAGAAGTGTTGGCTTACGTATACCGGATTCAGAAGAAAATCTGAATGTGTATACCGCACAGGCGAGTTAGGAGAGAAGCGCAATGCCCTTAAAGGACTTTAGTATTTTATTAGGCGTTATTTTAATTGTGGTCATGCTGATCATCCCTTTACCGACAATGATGATCGACTTTTTGATTATTGTTAATATATCGATTGCGCTGCTGATTATTCTTGTTTCCATGAATACGAGAGAGCCGCTGCAATTTTCCATTTTTCCAACGTTACTGCTCCTTGTAACGTTATTCAGACTTGGACTGAATGTTTCCACGACGCGTGCGATCCTTGGCAACCAGGGAGATGCCGGTAATGTCATTGAAACGTTCGGTCAATTCGTCGTTGGTGGGAATGCGCTAGTCGGTTTTGTCGTATTCGTCATTCTGGTCGTTATTCAGTTTATCGTCATTACCAAGGGTGCGGAACGTGTTTCCGAAGTGGGAGCACGATTCACACTTGATGCGATGCCGGGTAAACAAATGAGTATTGATGCTGATTTGAACGCGGGTATGATTTCAGATACGGAAGCAAAAGAGCGCAGGCAAAAGATTGAACAGGAAGCGGATTTTTACGGTTCCATGGATGGTGCGAGTAAATTTGTTAAGGGTGACGCCATTGCCGGTATTGTTATTGTTATTATTAATATTATTTTCGGTCTTGTAATCGGGATGGTTCAGGAAGGACTCCCACTTGCAGAAGCCGCGGATAAGTATACGCTGTTAACAGTCGGGGACGGACTTGTGTCCCAAATCCCTGCTCTTTTGATTTCTACCGCAACAGGTATTGTCGTCACTCGTGCTGCGTCGGAAGGAAACCTAGGTCATGACATTACGAAACAGCTTTTGGCCTATCCGAAGATGCTGTACGTTGCCGGTGGGACGATTTTTATGCTTGGTGTCTTCACGCCGATAACAGGCAGTGTAACATTTACAATTGCCTCTCTCTTAGCACTTGGAGGATTCCTTCTTGAGCGCGCGAACAAGAAAGAGCTCGTACTTGAAGAAGAATCTGAAGAAGAGCAGGATCAGTCTGATCAGGAAGATCTGAAGTCTCCGGAGAGTGTGGTCAATCTGCTTCAGGTTGATCCCATTGAATTTGAGTTCGGATACGGCCTGATTCCACTCGCTGATGCCAACCAGGGGGGAGACTTACTCGACAGGGTGGTTATGATCAGACGGCAATTGGCAATTGAGATGGGCATGATCGTTCCGGTGATCCGGATACGTGATAACATTCAATTACAACCGAATGAATATTCCATTAAAATTAAAGGGAACGAAGTCGCAAAAGGAGAACTGCTGCTGGATCACTTTATGGCGATGAGTCCGGGCGTGGAGGATGAAAATGTCCATGGGATTGAAACCGTTGAACCTGCGTTTGGGTTGCCGGCACTGTGGATCTCGGAAGATCTGAAAGAACAGGCAGAGTTATCCGGGTATACGGTTGTGGACCCGCCGTCTGTCGTGTCGACACATTTAACCGAAGTGATTAAACGACATGCCCATGAATTGATCGGCCGTCAGGAGACAAAGCAGCTGGTCGATCATCTGAATGAAACGTATCCGACGCTGGTTGAGGAAGTGACACCGAATCCACTGAGTGTCGGAGATATCCAAAAAGTTCTCGGCAATCTGTTGAAAGAAAAGGTGTCAATTCGAAATTTGCCCGTGATTTTCGAAACATTGGCAGACTATGCACAGATGACGAGAGATACGGATTTGATGACTGAATACGTCAGGCAATCCCTCTCTCGTCAAATCACAAAACAATATGCAACAGAAGGGGAACCGCTCTACGTCATCACGATGGGTGGCGATGTTGAAAAAACGCTGGCTGACTCTGTTCAGCAAACGGAACAGGGAGCCTTCTTGAATTTGGATCCGCAAATGTCTCAAAAAATAGTTGAGAATACAATGATGGAAGTTCAGCGTCTCCAGGAGACTGGACACATGCCTTTGATATTGTGCTCACCGGCAGTTCGTATGTATGTTCATCATTTAATTGAGAGATATATGCCGCAAGTACCGGTTTTATCGTATAATGAACTTGAGCCACATGTTGAAGTTCAAAGTGTAGGGGTGGTGAACAGTCAATGAAGGTAAAAAAATATACAGCTAAAACCATGTCTGAAGCCATGGAGAAAATAAAAGGGGAACTTGGTCAGGATGCCGTCATACTGAATTCTAAACGTGTTGAAAAAGGTGGTTTTTTGGGTCTGTTCACAAAAAAGAATGTGGAAGTGATTGCCGCTATTGATCCGGATACTCAGGATTCGGCAAAAGCGTCAAGTGGGAAGGTGCCCCGGCAAGCAGCTAGTCCCCGGCAGCGACCGGTTCCAAAAGAATCACAGGATACAAGGAAATTGACGCGGGAAATTGATGAGTTAAAGCAGATGATCCAGTCCATGCAAACATCAGGTTCTCAACAAATATCTGCAGAAGAATTCCCTGGGTATTTGACTGAATTGAATCATATTCTGAAAGACCAGGAGATCCACGATGTCTATCGGCTGGAGATCATGCGTGCACTCTTAAAACGCTGGTATCAGGAAAATGGGGAGTCCCAGCCTGAGTCTGCAATCTTGAAATGGCTGCAAAATGAACTGGATCAGAGTCTCATCGATATTCCGTGCGGGGCATTTGATTACCAATAGAAGTATTTGAATCTGGTCGGTCCTACAGGAGTGGGGAAAACAACATCGGTTGCGAAGATTGCAGCTCATGCGGTTTTGAAAGAAAATAAAAAAGTGGCGTTTATTACAACAGATACCTTTCGGATAGCGGCAATTGAGCAGTTGAAAACATATGCCAAACTGCTTCATGTACCTCTGGAGGTTGCCTATTCAATCGAGGATTTTAAAGCAGCTGTCGAAAAATTCGAGGATTATGATTTCGTCGTGATTGACTCTGCCGGACGAAACTTCAGAAACCGATTATACGTTGAGCAACTCAATCAGCTTATTGATTTTAACGAACATATGGAAACCCATCTTGTTTTGAGTACGACTGCAAAGTACAGGGACATGAAGACGATTATTGAGCAATTTCAGCTTATCACAATCGATAAATTTATCTTTTCGAAATTGGATGAAACCGATTCGGTTGGCTCCGTGTATAATGCTATGAGGGATTATCAGACAGGAGCAAGTTACATTACGACCGGGCAAAATGTTCCCGATGATATCGAAGAGGCCAGCCGGCAGCAGATTATCAGCTGGATCGTCAGGAGTTGATCGTGATGTATGATCAGGCAGATGCACTCCGTAAAAAGATGAATAATGTATCTGACGGTGACACCTCAAAACAGGCCGAAGTTATTGCTGTCGTAAGCGGAAAAGGCGGCGTAGGAAAATCCAATTTCACGCTTAATTTTGCTATTTCCCTTCAGAAAATGAATAAAAAAGTTCTTGTGATTGATTTGGATATCGGGATGGCGAATATCGACATCCTGCTTGGGCAATCATCCCGCTACTCGATTGTCGATATGATGAATCAGGACATGCCCATATGGTCTATTATGGAAGAGGGACCGGAAGGACTTCGCTATATTGCAGGTGGGAGCGGTTTGACAGATCTGTTTGAAATGGATGAAACAAAAGCGGATCATTTTTACAGACAAATGGCCAGCGCTGAGGCCTCGTTTGATTACATCTTTCTGGATATGGGGGCAGGTGTAAACACAAACAGCGCTTATTTTTTATTTTCTTCTCACCATATTTTTCTTGTGACAACACCTGAACCTACCTCTGTGACCGATGCGTATGCTATGATTAAATATATCCATAATTATGATACTGATTTACCCATTTCCCTGATTATCAATCGGGCCAGAAGTAAAAAAGACGGAGAACGAACGTCTGAAAATGTAAAACAGGTGACCAAGCGGTTTCTCGGCAAAACCATTCACTTGCTAACCATTTTACCGGATGACAATATCGTTTGGAAGGCAGTCAGAGCTCAAGAACCTTTTGTTCTATATAATCCGGAATCGAAGCCCTCTAAGGCGATATTGAATACAGTGGAAAGCTTTTTGATTAAAAATGGAGAGGTGGTTGAAGGTGCATTACAAAAACCATCTTTTATTTCGAAATTAAAAGGATTTTTGCGTTCACGATAGACGGGAGGCGTTGACATGATTAAGGTTTTGGTGGTTGATGATTCCGCATTTATGCGAAAAATGTTGTCCGACATGCTCAGTTCACATCCCGACATTACGGTTGTGGACAAGGCTCGAAACGGTCGGGACGGACTGGAGAAAATAGAGCAACACAAGCCGGATGTCGTCACATTGGATGTTGAAATGCCTGTAATGACAGGGATTGAGGCACTCGAAGAAATCATGAAAACAACCCGCACACCGGCTATCATGGTCAGCAGTGTCACGAAAGAAGGCGCTGAAACGACCATGAGAGCGATGGAGCTGGGAGCATTTGACTTTATCGCCAAACCGTCCGGTGCGATCTCTCTTGATATTGATAAAGTAAAAGATGACCTGATAGAAAAAGTGCTGCACGCAAGCAAAGTATCGAGAAAAAAGTTGACGCCTGCTCCAAAAAGAACGGATGAAAAACCAAAGCGTATCGAACGGATTCAAAGACCTGATTTTTCTTTGGAACCTGGACCATCAGGGAAGAGGGAAGTGCTCGGCAAAACAATTGTCGCTATTGGAACTTCAACGGGGGGGCCGAAAGCCTTGCAAAGGGTTTTGACGGCTTTACCGGAGAACTTCCCTTTCCCCATCATTATCGTGCAGCATATGCCCAAAGGATTTACGCGATCGCTCAGTGAACGTTTGAACTCGTTATCTGCGATTTCTGTTAAAGAAGCAGAAGAAGGTGACATTTTAAAAAAAGGGGTTGCCTATATTGCCCCGGGAGGATACCATTTAAAAGTAAGAAGGGCAGGGACTTCAGTCGGAATTCATTTAGATCAGTCACCACTTGTGAATGGACACCGTCCATCGGTGGATGCGATGTTCTTTTCCCTGGCTGATTTGCATCCGGAGAGGGTCATCGCAGTTGTGATGACCGGTATGGGTTCTGATGGGAAGCAAGGCCTGATCCGATTGAAACAGTTATCAAAAACCAAAGCAATAGCAGAATCAGAACGGACTTCAGTTGTTTTTGGAATGCCCAAAGCAGCCATTGATACACATTTTGTTGACTCAGTCAAAGATCTTGAAGATATCTCTTCCGAGATCCTGAGATACTGTTAATCAGGAGGGTTTTTATGGAACGCAATCAGTATTTAGACATGTTTATTGACGAAAGTACCGAACATCTTCAGGCACTTAACAAAAATCTGCTGGACTTGGAGAAAAATCCCGAAGACCTTCAAATCGTAAATGAAATTTTTCGTTCAGCCCACACATTAAAAGGTATGGCGGCGACGATGGGATTTGAAGACCTCGCAAGTCTCACTCATCAGATGGAAAATGTCCTCGACGGGATTCGCAATGAAAAAATTGGTGCTACCACTCAACTGATGGACGTCGTGTTTGAATCAGTTGATGATCTGGAATTTATGGTAAATGACATTGCGGATGGTGGAGAGGGTAAAAAGGATGTCACTGAGGTGGTCGCAAAGCTGGAAATGCTTGAAAAAGGCGAGAACTCAGAAACGGTTCAAGCCGGAAGTGGTGTTGAAACGAAGTCGCAGAATGGTGATCGAACGGATGTTGAATATGACGATTTCGAACATACGGTGATTCGGCAGAGTTATGAACAGGGTTTTAATCCCCTCCAAATCAGCATCTCTCTTCGTGAAGATGTGATTTTGAAAGCTGCCAGGGTGTTTATGGTATTTGAAGTCCTCGAACAGGTTGGGGAAGTCATCAAATCTGTTCCGGCAGTCGATAAACTCGAAGAAGAGGAATTTGATCTGTCCTTTGATGTTACGTTAGTGACGAAAACGGATGCAGAAGAAGTAAAATCACGTATTATGAAGGTGTCAGAAATTGATGATGTGATTATCGAAACCATTGATGTGGATGCGTTTGAAGAACAGCCCGATGAAAAAACGGCTGCATCTAATGATCCTGGTGAGACACCCAAACCGCAGTCTTCGGAAAAATCATCCGGAGCAAAAGAACCAGAAAACGGGAATGATAAAGAGGAAAAGACAACACAGCCGTCCAATAAAACCATCCGGGTCAATATTGATCGCCTGGACAGTCTGATGAATCTTTTTGAAGAGCTGGTCATTGACCGGGGTCGACTCGAACAGATCTCGAGAGATATGAAAAGTGCAGAATTGACTGAAACAGTTGAACATATGTCGCGGATTTCAGGTGATCTTCAAAATATCATTCTGAATATGCGCATGGTACCGGTCGAACAGGTATTTAACCGCTTTCCGCGTATGGTTCGTGGTCTTGCAAAAGATCTGAATAAAAAGATTAACCTTGAAATCATTGGAGCGGAAACCGAACTCGACAGAACCGTCATTGATGAAATTGGTGATCCGCTTGTTCACCTGCTTCGAAATTCCATTGACCATGGTGTTGAAATGCCTGCAGAGCGTAAGCAGGCTGGGAAAAGCGATGAAGGAAATATAACGCTCAAAGCCTATCACAGCGGAAATCATGTCTTCATCGAAGTATCCGATGACGGTTCAGGCATCAACCGTGACCGTGTTTTGAGAAAAGCAATAAAAAGCGGGATTGTCACAGAAGAGAACTCGCACAATATGACTGATCGTCAAGTATATGAACTGCTCTTCTCCAGCGGTCTGAGTACGGCGGATGTGATTTCTGATGTATCAGGCAGAGGCGTAGGGCTGGATGTTGTTAAAAATAAAATCGAATCCCTTGGCGGTAACGTTACGGTAACATCAAAGCCGGGTGAAGGGACTACGTTTTCCATTCAACTTCCACTGACGCTTTCCATTATCTCCGTTATGCTGGTTGAAGTGCAGGAAGAAATCTATGCAGTCCCATTGTCATCTATTATTGAAACAGCGATTATTAAGAAAGATGAAATCATGTCTGCACATAATCAAAAAGTCATTGATTTCCGTGGAAGTGTGGTCCCTCTTATTGATTTGACACAATTCTTTGATGTGCCGGTAAGCAAAGAGGATGATGATTATTATTCAATTGTTATCGTGAGAAAAGGTGAGAAGATGGCTGCACTGGTCGTGAACTCATTTATAGGTCAACAAGAAATCGTACTTAAATCACTGGGTAATTATTTGACAAGCGTATTTGCCATTTCCGGTGCGACCATTCTTGGAAATGGGCAGGTTGCCCTGATTATTGACTGCAATGCTCTGATAAAATAAGAACCGGGAGGCGGATTACAGATGTCTGAAGAAACGATTACCGCAGATGTGAAAGTAATAGTTTTTCAACTGAAAGATGAAGAATATGGGGTTGAAGTCGAGCAGGTTCGTTCGATTGAACGGGTTCTTCATATAACCCGTGTTCCAAGTACTCCTGATTTTGTGGAAGGCGTAATCAATTTACGGGGGGTTGTCACGCCGATCATTGATTTACGCAAGCGGTTTGGTATCGAAGGAATTGAACATTCCGAATCTACCAGGGTGATCATCGTAACGGTTGGTGATATGGACGTGGGTCTGGTTGTGGACTCGGCCAACGATGTAATTGATATCCCAAGGGATGCGATCGAACCGCCGCCAGAAGTCGTAGGAGGCCTTGAGGCCGAATATATTCGTGGTGTAGCAAAGCTCGAAAAAAGACTTCTCATTTTGTTGAATCTGGACAAGGTGTTAAATCCGGATGAACTTGAAGAAATTCAGGAAATAGAAGGAAACGCCTGACATGTTTAATTACGAACAGATCTCCGATGATCATCTTGATATTTTGAGAGAAATCGGCAACATAGGAGCAGGAAATGCAGCCACGTCATTATCTGCCATGCTGTCGAAAACGATCGATATGAAAGTGCCGTCAGTCAGGGTCGTTCCTTTCAATGATATTTGTGAATCAGTAGGTGGAGAAGAAGCTGTTGTTGCTGCTGTTTTCTTACGGATCGATGGGGATGCACCCGGCAGTATGTTTTTTATGTTGCCGGCAGATGAGGCATCCATGCTGATATCTCAGTTGGTCATGGATCCTGACGTCGATTTTGCCAATAACAAGGTTTCAGATATGGCCGCCTCTGCGATGAATGAGGTAGGGAATATTCTGTCCGGTTCTTATTTATCGGCACTATCTGATTTCACGAAATTGAATCTCCAGCCAACGCCACCTGCTGTGGCAGTTGATATGTCCATGGCTATTTTGAGCTTCGGTTTGGTTGAGATTTCGAGAATCGGTGACTACGCGATTTTGATCGATACAGAGATAAATGAAAAAGACGACGAAGATACTGTTCAGACAAAGGGGCATTTCTTTTTACTTCCGGATCCGGATTCCCTGGGCATTATCTTTCGATCATTGGGAGTCTTGAACGATGAGTAATGTGATAAAAGTGGGAATGGCAGATTTGAATGTTGTGAAGCCGCCAGATACGATCCGAACGTCGGGCCTCGGATCGTGTGTCGGTGTGATCATTTATGATGAGAGAGCAAAGGTAGCGGGTATGGCGCATGTCATGCTGCCTGACTCATCGTATGCACGAAATGATAAAATCAATCGTGCCAAATATGCAGATACCGCTATGGAAGATCTGGTTGATCGTGTGGTGGCGATCGGTGCCAGTAAAACAAGACTAAAGGCCAAGCTTGCAGGTGGTGCACAAATGTTCAACTTTTCATCATCCAATGAAGCGATGAGAATAGGTCCACGCAATGCAGAAGCAGTTAAAGAACATTTGAAAATCTACCGGATTCCAGTGATCTATGAGGATACAGGCGGAAGCAGCGGAAGAACCATTGAGTTCGATCCGGAGTCTTCAGAACTTGAAATACGTACGGTCAATAAAGGTGTGGTGAAGGTTTAATGCAAAACTGTTACTTGAAAACGGCTTTACTGTTCAGTGTTATTGCTTTTGTGGTCGTTTTCCTTTCTTCTTTACAGCAAAATACAGTCATCACATCACTTTTTCGTGGGAGCATCGGACTATTGCCGGGTGCTCTCTTTGGTATTATTCTTGCATATATATGGTATTTAACAGCGATCAACGTAAAGCGGACATCCTCGACTAACATAAAAGAGTCACAGGAAGAGGAGATGTCTTCTGAAAATAGCCAGGATACGGAAAGGCAGCCTGATCAAGATGATGAAGAGGCGAAGCGTGCAGCAGAATTTGTAAAAACCAAGCTGAATGATTAAGGAGGGGTTGTATGTCCCGCACACGAAACAGTGAACAGCTGAATACAGATTGGGAACTGTGGGAGGAAAAACGGGACAGGTCTGCCGGTGACCGGCTGATCGAGGCATTTTTGCCCCTCGTTGATTACCATGTTCATCGCATCGGTGTTCATTTACCGAAAAATGTCTCGTCGGATGACCTGCGGAGTCATGGTTTAATGGGCTTGTTTGATGCGCTGGAAAAATTTGATCGAAAACGGGAATTAAAGTTTGACACCTACGCTTCATTCAGAATTCGGGGTGCGATCATAGATGGTCTCAGACAAGAGGATTGGCTGCCGAGAACGCTTCGAGACAAGGCTAAAAAAATAGAGCAGGTTACTGAATCACTCGAACAGCAGCTTGGACGTAATGTGTCGCCGAAAGAAATTGCCGATGAGGCTGGTTTGACAGAAGCAGATGTAATTAAGACATCGAACGAAAACTTTTTTTCTCATCTCCTGTCAATTGATGAGCCGACTCAGGAAGGCGAT
This genomic window from [Bacillus] selenitireducens MLS10 contains:
- a CDS encoding chemotaxis protein CheC codes for the protein MFNYEQISDDHLDILREIGNIGAGNAATSLSAMLSKTIDMKVPSVRVVPFNDICESVGGEEAVVAAVFLRIDGDAPGSMFFMLPADEASMLISQLVMDPDVDFANNKVSDMAASAMNEVGNILSGSYLSALSDFTKLNLQPTPPAVAVDMSMAILSFGLVEISRIGDYAILIDTEINEKDDEDTVQTKGHFFLLPDPDSLGIIFRSLGVLNDE
- a CDS encoding chemotaxis protein CheD, whose protein sequence is MSNVIKVGMADLNVVKPPDTIRTSGLGSCVGVIIYDERAKVAGMAHVMLPDSSYARNDKINRAKYADTAMEDLVDRVVAIGASKTRLKAKLAGGAQMFNFSSSNEAMRIGPRNAEAVKEHLKIYRIPVIYEDTGGSSGRTIEFDPESSELEIRTVNKGVVKV
- a CDS encoding FliA/WhiG family RNA polymerase sigma factor — protein: MSRTRNSEQLNTDWELWEEKRDRSAGDRLIEAFLPLVDYHVHRIGVHLPKNVSSDDLRSHGLMGLFDALEKFDRKRELKFDTYASFRIRGAIIDGLRQEDWLPRTLRDKAKKIEQVTESLEQQLGRNVSPKEIADEAGLTEADVIKTSNENFFSHLLSIDEPTQEGDQTETYASSIADQQTLTPAESLSKQADYDELADAIQNLNEKEQLVISLFYYEELTLTEIGEALSLSTSRISQIHSKAVYKLQQQLHK